One region of Labrus mixtus chromosome 1, fLabMix1.1, whole genome shotgun sequence genomic DNA includes:
- the rec114 gene encoding meiotic recombination protein REC114 has product MQAHCSAQVYEADGDKTGIFLKILESGYLLVLQGQESFDTIPLLYASDSCKVHQKSDNLMFRFTLKGESRMMRMQFDGSSKAEAIKQCSSAVKKLMEYLPVTTQQDTLPASNQTPAGDSVPVKQVSHFAIQTIKMLDLSSIIILIHFLGGTAVTLPQVYRHSSLAHIDLEPVLRLCLLDPSFPAFVENVEGELRKLLEE; this is encoded by the exons ATGCAAGCCCATTGTTCAGCCCAG GTGTACGAGGCTGATGGCGATAAAACAGGAATTTTTCTCAAAATTTTGGAGTCTGGATACTTGTTGGTTTTGCAGGGGCAGGAAAGTTTT gatACAATACCTCTGCTATATGCTTCAGATTCTTGCAAAGTTCACCAGAAATCTGACAACCTCATGTTTCGATTTACTCTGAAG GGAGAGAGCCGCATGATGAGGATGCAGTTTGATGGAAGTAGCAAGGCAGAGGCTATCAAACAGTGTTCAAGTGCTGTGAAAAAACTGATGGAGTACTTACCTGTCACCACACAGCAAGACACCCTGCCGGCTTCGAATCAGACCCCTGCCGGGGATTCTGTGCCAGTGAAACAGGTTTCCCACTTTgcaattcaaacaataaaaatgttggatTTATCAAgcattattatattaata CACTTCTTAGGAGGGACTGCTGTGACTCTGCCTCAAGTGTATCGCCACAGTTCTTTGGCACACATCGACCTGGAGCCCGTCCTGCGTTTATGTCTCCTTGATCCCAGCTTTCCTGCGTTTGTGGAGAATGTGGAGGGGGAGCTGAGGAAACTGCTTGAAGAATGA
- the nptnb gene encoding neuroplastin b isoform X2 — MHPNAVMLAVVLLGNLMLPFVSAQNEPKINATDQIILSADSASKPVTLQCNLTTAHTPHQESFWMKNGKEITNTRTEHRSTLYRITKPRADVSGEYMCVYTFSMAPNANATIEVKAKPDVTGHKRSENKNEAEDAMMYCKSVGYPHPTWAWRKMDGTSYTDIDNSTGRFFITSRDNYTELNIINLDIKTDPGVYQCNASNVIGNTAQTTILRVRSHLAPLWPFLGVLAEIIILVVIIVVYEKRKKPDDFIDDDEPVGPMKTNSTNNHKDKNIRQRNMK, encoded by the exons ATGCATCCTAACGCAGTGATGCTGGCGGTGGTCCTTCTGGGGAACTTGATGCTGCCCTTCGTGTCGGCGCAAAACG AACCAAAGATCAATGCCACTGATCAGATCATCCTGTCAGCGGACAGCGCTAGCAAACCAGTTACCCTGCAGTGTAACCTCACCACTGCACATACCCCGCACCAGGAAAGCTTCTGGATGAAGAACGGAAAGGAGATCACCAATACACGGACAGAGCACAGGAGCACGTTGTACAG AATCACTAAGCCACGGGCAGATGTCTCTGGGgaatacatgtgtgtttacacaTTTAGCATGGCTCCAAATGCAAATGCAACAATCGAAGTAAAAG CAAAACCTGATGTCACTGGCCACAAGAGGAGTGAGAATAAAAACGAGGCGGAAGATGCAATGATGTACTGCAAATCCGTTGGTTACCCACATCCCACCTGGGCATGGCGTAAAATGGATGGCACATCCTACACG GACATTGACAACTCTACTGGACGCTTCTTCATCACTAGCAGAGACAACTACACAGAGCTCAACATAATTAACCTGGATATAAAAACAGACCCTGGAGTATACCAGTGCAATGCCAGTAACGTGATTGGAAACACTGCTCAGACCACAATACTGCGGGTGCGCAGTCACCTTGCGCCGCTTTGGCCCTTCCTTGGTGTGCTCGCAGAAATTATCATCCTTGTTGTCATCATCGTTGTATACGAGAAACGCAAGAAGCCCGACGACTTTATTGATG ATGATGAACCAGTGGGACCAAT gaaaacaaattcaacaaacaACCACAAGGACAAAAACATTCGCCAGAGGAATATGAAATAA
- the nptnb gene encoding neuroplastin b isoform X1, translating to MHPNAVMLAVVLLGNLMLPFVSAQNAGFVKSPMSETKLTGDTFELYCDVIGNPTPEIQWWYAEINRADSFKLLWDGARKRRVSINTAYGANGVSVLGVTRLTLEDSGTYECRASNDKRRNELRENPANTWIRAQATISVLQKPKINATDQIILSADSASKPVTLQCNLTTAHTPHQESFWMKNGKEITNTRTEHRSTLYRITKPRADVSGEYMCVYTFSMAPNANATIEVKAKPDVTGHKRSENKNEAEDAMMYCKSVGYPHPTWAWRKMDGTSYTDIDNSTGRFFITSRDNYTELNIINLDIKTDPGVYQCNASNVIGNTAQTTILRVRSHLAPLWPFLGVLAEIIILVVIIVVYEKRKKPDDFIDDDEPVGPMKTNSTNNHKDKNIRQRNMK from the exons ATGCATCCTAACGCAGTGATGCTGGCGGTGGTCCTTCTGGGGAACTTGATGCTGCCCTTCGTGTCGGCGCAAAACG CTGGGTTTGTGAAGTCGCCAATGTCTGAGACTAAGCTCACGGGGGACACCTTTGAGCTGTACTGCGACGTGATCGGTAACCCCACCCCAGAGATCCAGTGGTGGTATGCTGAAATCAACCGAGCTGACTCCTTCAAGCTGCTGTGGGACGGAGCCCGCAAGCGTCGGGTATCCATCAACACCGCCTACGGCGCCAATGGGGTTAGTGTGCTCGGCGTCACGCGCCTCACACTGGAAGACTCTGGGACCTATGAGTGTCGGGCTAGCAACGACAAAAGACGCAATGAGCTCCGAGAAAACCCTGCCAACACCTGGATCCGGGCCCAGGCCACCATTTCAGTGCTACAGA AACCAAAGATCAATGCCACTGATCAGATCATCCTGTCAGCGGACAGCGCTAGCAAACCAGTTACCCTGCAGTGTAACCTCACCACTGCACATACCCCGCACCAGGAAAGCTTCTGGATGAAGAACGGAAAGGAGATCACCAATACACGGACAGAGCACAGGAGCACGTTGTACAG AATCACTAAGCCACGGGCAGATGTCTCTGGGgaatacatgtgtgtttacacaTTTAGCATGGCTCCAAATGCAAATGCAACAATCGAAGTAAAAG CAAAACCTGATGTCACTGGCCACAAGAGGAGTGAGAATAAAAACGAGGCGGAAGATGCAATGATGTACTGCAAATCCGTTGGTTACCCACATCCCACCTGGGCATGGCGTAAAATGGATGGCACATCCTACACG GACATTGACAACTCTACTGGACGCTTCTTCATCACTAGCAGAGACAACTACACAGAGCTCAACATAATTAACCTGGATATAAAAACAGACCCTGGAGTATACCAGTGCAATGCCAGTAACGTGATTGGAAACACTGCTCAGACCACAATACTGCGGGTGCGCAGTCACCTTGCGCCGCTTTGGCCCTTCCTTGGTGTGCTCGCAGAAATTATCATCCTTGTTGTCATCATCGTTGTATACGAGAAACGCAAGAAGCCCGACGACTTTATTGATG ATGATGAACCAGTGGGACCAAT gaaaacaaattcaacaaacaACCACAAGGACAAAAACATTCGCCAGAGGAATATGAAATAA
- the LOC132980274 gene encoding calcium homeostasis modulator protein 6 yields MESRQQWLTRLKNELSNSPLVSNVAFGFILMGLEKLVELEFECPCNPTWNGVFSSAFFIIPAVMAFTLMLIIQGCRCDTWCRKTVSLSSFVPAIVWLILLFLDGQYFACAMTDWEGRFVIVDKAAPQKWCEPISEGEVTPQELMLRSQQLFVFSQVIGIILLIFICVGLVVYVIRESCEQEVEMEDADVAELTVLRMSSLRTRTS; encoded by the exons ATGGAAAGTAGACAACAATGGCTTACCAGGCTGAAAAATGAACTTAGCAACAGTCCTCTGGTATCAAATGTGGCGTTTGGCTTTATCCTCATGGGACTAGAGAAGCTGGTGGAGCTGGAGTTTGAGTGTCCTTGCAACCCTACATGGAACGGAGTATTTTCATCAGCTTTCTTCATCATTCCTGCCGTCATGGCCTTCACCTTGATGTTGATCATTCAAGGATGCAGATGTGATACGTGGTGCAGGAAAACTGTTTCCCTCTCCAGTTTTGTTCCTGCTATCGTGTGGCTGATCTTGTTGTTCCTCGATGGCCAATACTTTGCTTGTGCTATGACAGACTGGGAGGGTAGATTTGTAATAGTTGACAAGGCGGCTCCGCAGAAGTGGTGTGAGCCGATAAGTGAGGGAGAAGTCACCCCACAAGAACTAATGCTCCGCTCACAgcagctctttgttttttctcag GTTATAGGCATAATCCTCCTCATTTTCATCTGTGTGGGTCTCGTAGTGTATGTAATCAGAGAAAGCTGCGAACAAGAGGTGGAGATGGAGGATGCAGATGTAGCCGAGCTCACAGTGCTCAGGATGAGCTCTTTACGGACCCGGACATCATGA
- the LOC132975071 gene encoding UDP-glucuronosyltransferase 2C1-like, producing MPKKKMHSLWVLIILCLLCPTMIFGGRILVFPMDGSHWVNMKVIVEALHSRGHQISVVRYLDSWYIKETSPFYDSITLEMDCGFDEDFITAFASKLLEIQREGRSAWARFKLEMEQTSIASEMNVHSSKELERLFENKKQIQSLQEAKYDLVLTDPVLPVGVIIAHYLRLPIVFNVRWTSHGEGHFAIAPSPLSYVPLPGTELSDKMSFLERVLNVIVFGFSELQISLCLTPHYDGIIKKYLGPELDYLSLFQAADLWLMRVDFVFEFPRPTMPNVVYMGGFQCKPAKPLPEDLEEFVQSSGEHGVIIMSLGTLIAKLPHDLADAIASAFARVPQKVIWRHKGDKPATLGNNTLLVDWMPQNDLLGHPKIKLFVAHGGTNGVYEAMYHGVPILGVPLIFDQHDNLFKIESRGAGKVIDIFTMNEDIFYQGIQEVLNEPSYRMNMQRLSRLHRDTPIKPLDSALFWIEFVMRHKGAAHLRTESYKLPWYSYYSVDVISFLLTVTLLMLLCFTVLIWSCYKTCLKRKVKSTSKGKTE from the coding sequence AAAATGCATTCACTGTGGGTCCTGATCATTCTCTGCCTGCTCTGTCCAACCATGATTTTTGGAGGAAGAATTCTTGTTTTTCCCATGGACGGGAGCCACTGGGTGAACATGAAGGTCATTGTTGAGGCACTGCATTCAAGGGGTCACCAGATTTCTGTTGTGCGATACCTAGACAGCTGGTACATCAAGGAAACCTCCCCTTTTTATGATTCTATTACACTCGAAATGGATTGTGGATTTGATGAAGATTTTATCACGGCTTTTGCATCTAAGCTGCTGGAGAttcagagggaggggaggtctGCCTGGGCACGTTTTAAACTGGAAATGGAACAAACAAGCATAGCCTCTGAGATGAATGTGCACTCATCCAAAGAGCTTGAGCggctttttgaaaacaaaaaacagatacagTCACTACAGGAGGCCAAATATGACCTTGTCCTTACAGATCCTGTTCTTCCAGTAGGTGTTATAATCGCACACTACCTGAGGTTGCCGATTGTGTTTAATGTTAGGTGGACAAGTCACGGTGAAGGCCATTTTGCAATCGCCCCTTCTCCTCTTTCATATGTTCCCCTGCCAGGGACTGAATTGTCAGATAAGATGAGCTTTCTTGAGAGAGTTCTAAACGTTATAGTTTTTGGCTTCTCGGAACTTCAAATTTCATTGTGTCTCACACCACATTATGATGGCATAATCAAGAAATATTTGGGTCCAGAGCTAGATTACCTCTCCCTGTTTCAAGCTGCAGACCTGTGGCTCATGAGAGTGGACTTTGTCTTTGAGTTCCCTCGTCCCACCATGCCTAATGTCGTCTACATGGGAGGGTTTCAGTGTAAACCTGCAAAACCACTTCCTGAAGACCTGGAGGAGTTTGTGCAGAGTTCTGGAGAGCATGGAGTCATTATTATGTCTCTGGGGACACTTATTGCAAAGCTTCCCCATGACCTAGCTGACGCTATCGCCTCAGCTTTTGCGAGAGTACCTCAGAAAGTCATCTGGAGACATAAAGGCGACAAACCAGCCACTCTGGGCAACAACACTTTACTTGTTGACTGGATGCCACAGAATGATCTTTTGGGCCATCCAAAAATTAAACTATTTGTGGCTCATGGAGGAACAAATGGAGTTTATGAAGCTATGTACCATGGAGTTCCCATCTTAGGTGTCCCATTGATTTTTGATCAGCATGATAATCTGTTCAAAATTGAATCAAGAGGAGCAGGGAAAGTGATAGATATCTTTACTATGAATGAAGATATCTTCTATCAAGGAATTCAGGAAGTCCTGAATGAGCCCTCATACAGGATGAACATGCAGAGACTCTCCAGGCTGCACAGAGATACTCCCATAAAGCCTCTGGATAGCGCCCTCTTCTGGATAGAGTTTGTCATGAGACACAAAGGTGCAGCTCATCTGAGAACAGAGTCCTACAAGCTACCCTGGTATTCCTACTACTCTGTTGATGTGATATCTTTTCTACTAACAGTCACACTgctaatgttgttgtgttttactgTGTTAATATGGTCATGCTACAAAACCTGTCTAAAAAGGAAAGTTAAATCTACCTCAAAGGGAAAGACAGAATGA